The Vibrio sp. STUT-A11 region GCGACTGCCGACGGTGAATCAAAGTGCTTGCGCGACGTGTCAGTCGGACTGCGATAAAACGGAGTAACAGTATGCAGATGAACATGCCCCGTTTTGAGCCGGGTACAGAAGTAAGAGTCGTGAGAAATATTCGTAATGATGGCAGTTTTCGAGACCGGAACAAGGGAGACTTGCTAGTGACTGCCGGAAGCACGGGTATTGTTCGAAGTTGCGGTTATTTTTTACAGACACAGCTCATTTATCAGGTTTTTATCGAAGCAGAAAACAAAGTGGTTGGTGTTAGAGACAGTGAAGTCATTGACGCCGCATTACCTTGGGTTCCTTGCCTATTTCGATCTTTGGATAAAGCAAAATTAACCTGCAGCTTAGTGATGTTTGGTAAACCGCTCGCGTCTAAAGGCGAAGTAATAGAAGTACATCGGGCATATCGAAATTTAGAGGATGGCTCGGTGAATTATGAAGTTAAGTTTGGTGAACATATTATCAGGTTAGATGCCACACGATTAACCCCAATAGAGGCCTAGGAGTGTCAGCATGGAAGCATATCAACGCCACTACCTTACAGCGAAAGTGGCGACAGAAAAATTTAAATTAAACCCGGAATGGTTAAGTGATCAGCAGCGCCAAGATGTCGATGCCCAGGTTGCACA contains the following coding sequences:
- a CDS encoding nitrogen fixation protein NifZ: MQMNMPRFEPGTEVRVVRNIRNDGSFRDRNKGDLLVTAGSTGIVRSCGYFLQTQLIYQVFIEAENKVVGVRDSEVIDAALPWVPCLFRSLDKAKLTCSLVMFGKPLASKGEVIEVHRAYRNLEDGSVNYEVKFGEHIIRLDATRLTPIEA